A genomic window from Vigna radiata var. radiata cultivar VC1973A chromosome 2, Vradiata_ver6, whole genome shotgun sequence includes:
- the LOC106752744 gene encoding uncharacterized protein LOC106752744, which translates to MVHSHHHLLLFSTFPFSLTTHPNHHLSPSLHFLHRSSTPTSTVSAIPSAAWLSDLTPQDFGPIQLPSSLPFSDDPSTVQVASTVLLTGALTVFLFRTVQRRIKRAKQLRFRSSGAEKSLERLKRMKSSSIKVKNRASADQALLGAVIAGAIAVVLYRFTTSIEASLSRQMLSDHFSVRQITITLRTIINGLCYLATFVYGINSVGLFLYSGQLAMETMVGNETQRKIIQQQPLENNTEEDQTSNNSL; encoded by the exons ATGGTGCACtctcaccaccatcttcttctcttctctacatttcctttctctctcaccACTCATCCTAACCACCATTTATCACCGTCTCTTCACTTCCTCCACCGATCATCCACTCCAACATCTACCGTTTCAGCCATTCCTTCCGCCGCATGGCTTTCAGATCTCACACCACAAGACTTTGGTCCCATTCAACTCCCTTCTTCTCTTCCCTTCTCAGATGATCCTTCCACCGTTCAGGTTGCTTCCACCGTGCTTCTCACCGGAGCCCTCACCGTCTTCCTCTTTCGCACCGTCCAGCGCCGGATTAAACGTGCCAAACAATTG AGATTTAGGTCTTCGGGAGCAGAGAAATCTTTGGAAAGGTTGAAAAGAATGAAATCAAGTTCCATCAAAGTTAAGAATCGAGCTTCAGCTGATCAAGCATTGTTAGGAGCAGTGATAGCAGGTGCCATTGCTGTTGTTCTCTATAGGTTCACCACTTCAATTGAAGCTTCTCTCAGTCGCCAAATGCTTTCAGATCATTTTTCG GTTCGCCAGATAACAATCACCCTAAG GACAATAATAAATGGGTTGTGCTACCTGGCTACATTTGTGTACGGCATAAACTCTGTGGGTCTGTTTCTTTATTCTGGGCAGCTTGCGATGGAGACGATGGTGGGAAATGAAActcaaagaaaaatcattcaGCAACAACCACTTGAGAATAACACAGAGGAAGATCAAACTTCAAACAATTCCCTCTAA